One genomic window of Cellulophaga sp. Hel_I_12 includes the following:
- the gldD gene encoding gliding motility lipoprotein GldD yields MNFKISGFVILFFLLFIACQEEVYVPKPKAMLRLDFPTPVEAQFENDSFIFNYNELAKPVVKNKNAIVLDYPAMKGSIFITYKAIQNNLETLIGDAQKLSFEHMRKADHIEPRTFINEDDKVYGTYFQIIGDAASQSQFYVTDSIHHFVTGSVYFYTKPNYDSILPAANYLQADMRAIMETLRWKE; encoded by the coding sequence ATGAACTTTAAAATTTCTGGATTTGTAATACTGTTTTTTTTATTATTTATAGCTTGTCAAGAAGAGGTGTATGTTCCGAAGCCAAAAGCAATGCTCCGGTTAGATTTTCCAACACCTGTTGAGGCACAGTTTGAAAATGATAGTTTTATTTTTAATTATAACGAATTAGCGAAGCCTGTTGTCAAAAATAAAAATGCTATTGTTTTAGACTACCCGGCCATGAAAGGGTCTATTTTTATTACCTATAAAGCAATTCAAAACAATTTAGAGACCTTAATTGGTGACGCCCAAAAATTATCTTTCGAACACATGAGGAAGGCAGATCATATTGAGCCCAGAACTTTTATAAATGAAGATGATAAAGTATATGGCACGTATTTTCAAATTATAGGTGATGCTGCTTCTCAATCGCAGTTTTACGTAACCGATAGTATTCATCATTTTGTGACGGGTTCGGTCTACTTTTATACAAAACCAAATTACGATTCTATCTTGCCTGCTGCCAATTACCTACAAGCAGATATGCGCGCTATTATGGAAACATTAAGATGGAAAGAATAG
- a CDS encoding gliding motility-associated protein GldE, with protein MDPDPFSTVLSVVFDSALAFKIGILFILLFCSALISGAEVAFFGLSGTEVNTIEDEKSTKGNIIVKLLEKPKKLLATILIANNTINIAIVLLFSAIGDVIFSDITYRILGFISVRFLLEVVVVTFLILMFGEILPKVYANRNQKTFAHMMAFPLRALDFLFTPLSAPMRSATIFLHSRLGKQKSSLSVDHLSQALELTSEGDTTKEEQKILEGIVSFGNTDTKQVMRPRIDIFALNTEMKYLEVLEEIKKMGYSRIPVYSENVDNVKGVLYVKDLLPYIDRKTFNWMNLIREPYFVPENKKLDDLLLEFQEKKNHLAIVVDEFGGTSGIVTLEDIIEEIVGDISDEFDDEDLIYSKLDETNYVFDGKTTLKDFYRVVKIDDENDFEERKGESETIAGFVLEIAGSFPKRGEIISFKEYAFVVESLDKKRLKQIKITLPNEL; from the coding sequence TTGGACCCAGACCCCTTTAGTACCGTATTAAGTGTTGTTTTTGATAGTGCTTTAGCCTTTAAGATAGGTATTCTTTTTATTTTACTTTTTTGCTCTGCGCTAATTTCAGGTGCCGAGGTCGCATTTTTCGGACTCTCAGGTACCGAGGTAAATACCATCGAAGATGAAAAGTCTACTAAAGGAAATATTATTGTTAAACTTTTAGAAAAACCTAAAAAGCTTTTAGCGACCATATTAATTGCCAACAATACCATTAATATTGCCATTGTGTTATTGTTTAGTGCTATTGGCGATGTCATTTTTTCAGACATCACCTATCGAATTTTAGGGTTTATTTCTGTTCGTTTTTTACTGGAAGTGGTCGTTGTAACTTTTTTGATTTTAATGTTTGGTGAAATATTACCCAAAGTATACGCCAATAGAAATCAAAAAACATTTGCCCACATGATGGCTTTTCCTTTAAGGGCACTAGATTTTTTGTTTACACCTTTAAGTGCACCTATGCGCTCGGCAACGATATTTTTACACAGCAGGTTAGGAAAGCAAAAATCGAGTTTAAGTGTCGATCACTTATCTCAAGCTTTAGAGCTTACCTCTGAAGGTGATACAACCAAAGAGGAGCAGAAAATATTAGAAGGTATAGTGTCTTTTGGAAATACGGATACCAAACAGGTTATGCGTCCCAGAATTGATATTTTTGCATTGAATACCGAAATGAAATATCTCGAAGTTTTAGAAGAAATAAAAAAAATGGGCTATTCAAGAATTCCTGTTTATTCTGAAAATGTAGATAATGTTAAAGGTGTTTTATATGTAAAAGATTTATTGCCTTACATTGACCGTAAGACCTTTAATTGGATGAATCTTATCCGAGAACCTTACTTTGTGCCTGAAAACAAAAAGTTAGATGATTTGCTGCTAGAATTTCAAGAAAAGAAAAATCATTTAGCGATTGTTGTGGATGAGTTTGGAGGTACTTCAGGTATTGTTACGCTAGAAGATATTATCGAAGAAATAGTAGGCGATATAAGTGATGAGTTTGATGATGAAGATTTAATTTACTCCAAACTAGACGAAACTAATTATGTTTTTGATGGTAAAACCACCTTGAAAGATTTTTACAGAGTGGTTAAGATTGATGATGAGAACGATTTTGAAGAACGTAAAGGAGAGTCCGAAACCATTGCAGGTTTTGTTTTAGAAATAGCAGGTAGCTTTCCTAAGCGCGGCGAGATCATAAGTTTTAAAGAGTATGCCTTTGTAGTAGAAAGCTTAGATAAAAAAAGATTAAAGCAAATTAAAATAACATTACCAAATGAACTTTAA
- a CDS encoding single-stranded DNA-binding protein, with protein MSGTLNKVMLIGHLGDEVKVHYFEGGNCIGRFPLATNESYTNKQTGEKVVNTDWHNIVIRNKAAEICEKYLSKGDKVYVEGRLKNRQWQGEDGQPRYTTEVHVQDFTFLTTKSNSGNSQGNEPNTATQNTQNSSTTQAASSPSNEPHQEDDLPF; from the coding sequence ATGAGCGGTACATTAAATAAGGTCATGTTAATAGGACATTTAGGCGACGAAGTAAAAGTTCATTATTTTGAAGGCGGTAATTGCATAGGGCGCTTTCCATTAGCTACCAATGAATCGTATACCAATAAACAAACTGGTGAAAAAGTAGTCAATACAGACTGGCATAACATTGTGATTCGCAATAAAGCAGCAGAAATCTGTGAAAAATATTTAAGTAAAGGCGATAAGGTATATGTTGAAGGCCGCTTAAAAAATAGGCAGTGGCAAGGAGAAGATGGTCAACCACGCTATACCACCGAAGTACATGTGCAAGATTTTACTTTTTTGACAACCAAATCAAATTCTGGCAATAGTCAGGGTAACGAACCCAATACTGCCACTCAAAATACACAAAATAGCAGTACAACACAAGCAGCATCTTCTCCCTCGAATGAACCCCATCAAGAAGATGATCTACCCTTTTAA
- the mutY gene encoding A/G-specific adenine glycosylase gives MIFSKQILLWYAKNKRELPWRNTTDAYHIWLSEIMLQQTRVAQGTPYYLKFIDNFPTVQHLAAASEEKVLKLWQGLGYYSRARNLHATAKIVTDKYNARFPDSYKELIKLKGVGDYTASAIASISFNRPEAVVDGNVYRVLARYYGVSLAINSSEGIHYFKALAERVMDVEAIREYNQAIMEFGAIQCVPRNPNCGACPLQNSCVALKEGRIDALPVKLKKLKVKLRYFNYLVLLDDQKKTILRKRTGKGIWQNLYEFPLVESDQSLAASKIKSEIEKQFNFKNAFEVYQYNTTEIVHKLSHQHLYTTFWIVSITDEMKDRIPVSEVYEYPVPVLIADFINAFKF, from the coding sequence ATGATATTTTCAAAACAAATTTTGCTTTGGTATGCCAAGAATAAAAGAGAGCTTCCTTGGAGGAACACAACTGATGCGTATCATATTTGGCTATCAGAAATTATGTTGCAACAAACCCGAGTTGCTCAAGGTACGCCTTATTATTTGAAATTTATTGATAATTTTCCGACCGTACAACATCTAGCTGCTGCTAGTGAGGAAAAAGTTTTAAAACTTTGGCAAGGGCTGGGGTACTATTCCAGGGCTAGAAACCTACATGCGACCGCCAAAATAGTAACGGATAAATACAATGCTCGCTTTCCCGATTCCTACAAAGAGCTCATAAAGTTAAAAGGGGTGGGCGATTATACTGCGAGTGCCATAGCGTCGATTAGCTTTAATAGGCCCGAGGCTGTGGTAGATGGCAACGTATATCGAGTTTTAGCCCGTTATTATGGAGTTTCATTAGCCATAAACAGTTCGGAGGGTATTCACTATTTTAAAGCATTAGCAGAGCGCGTCATGGATGTTGAAGCAATTCGTGAATATAACCAAGCTATTATGGAATTTGGTGCTATCCAGTGTGTGCCTAGGAATCCAAACTGTGGGGCTTGCCCCTTGCAAAATAGTTGTGTAGCTTTAAAGGAGGGAAGAATTGATGCGCTTCCTGTAAAACTTAAAAAATTAAAAGTAAAGCTAAGGTATTTTAATTACCTTGTTCTACTAGATGATCAAAAGAAAACAATCCTTAGAAAAAGAACAGGAAAGGGTATTTGGCAAAACTTATATGAATTTCCCTTAGTAGAATCTGATCAAAGCTTAGCGGCGTCTAAAATTAAAAGTGAAATTGAAAAGCAATTTAATTTTAAAAATGCGTTTGAGGTGTATCAGTATAACACGACCGAAATTGTTCATAAGCTGTCGCACCAGCATTTATACACCACTTTTTGGATTGTGAGTATAACGGATGAAATGAAAGATAGGATACCTGTTTCAGAAGTATATGAATATCCTGTACCAGTTTTAATCGCAGATTTTATAAATGCATTTAAATTTTAG
- a CDS encoding HU family DNA-binding protein, translating into MTKADIVTKISEKLGIEKGDVQATVESFMEEVKYSLENGDNVYLRGFGSFIIKTRAEKTGRNISKNTTIKIPAHNIPSFKPAKVFVESVKSNVEVK; encoded by the coding sequence ATGACGAAAGCGGATATTGTAACGAAAATCTCAGAAAAACTGGGAATTGAAAAAGGAGATGTACAGGCTACTGTAGAATCTTTTATGGAAGAGGTTAAATATTCATTGGAAAATGGAGACAATGTATATTTAAGAGGTTTTGGTAGTTTCATTATCAAAACAAGAGCTGAAAAAACAGGTAGAAATATTTCAAAAAATACTACCATTAAAATTCCGGCACACAATATTCCTTCTTTTAAACCAGCAAAGGTTTTCGTAGAAAGCGTAAAGAGTAACGTAGAAGTAAAATAA
- a CDS encoding ribonuclease E/G codes for MNRELIVRSSSDTVDFALLKDGKLTELQKVEDSNNFSVGDIFIAKVRKPVTGLNAAFVNVGYEKDAFLHYHDLGPQLSTMLKFIKNASTGKLKDFSLKDFPFEDDINKDGVITDVIKANQSLLVQVVKEPISTKGPRISSELSIAGRYLVMVPFSERVSVSQKIESGEEKDRLKRLVKSIKPKGFGVIIRTVAEGKKVAELDKDLQNLLTKWSVMCKKLYKAPHPSKVLVELNRASSILRDVFNDSFTGIYVDDEVLYEEVKDYVAEIAPEKESIVKLYSDHTTPIFEKFGIERQIKTSFGRTAAMSKGAYLIIEHTEALHVVDVNSGNRSNKAKNQEDTALEVNLLAASEIARQLRLRDMGGIIVVDFIDMTKGENRRKLFDHLRDEMKDDRAKHKILPPSKFGLIQITRQRVRPEMNIKTTEEDPNQKGKEVEAPIVLIDKINADLEKLLNGPAKDNVITLNIHPFIAAFISKGFPSIRTKWFLEHKKWIKIQPRDAYTYLEYRFKNKDGKTIY; via the coding sequence GTGAATAGAGAATTAATCGTAAGATCTAGTTCCGATACCGTCGATTTTGCCCTATTAAAAGATGGAAAATTAACAGAGCTTCAAAAAGTAGAAGACAGTAATAATTTCTCAGTTGGCGATATTTTTATCGCAAAAGTTAGAAAACCTGTTACTGGATTAAATGCTGCTTTTGTAAATGTGGGTTATGAAAAAGATGCTTTTTTGCATTATCATGATTTAGGCCCACAGCTTTCTACCATGCTTAAGTTTATAAAAAATGCAAGTACTGGTAAATTAAAAGATTTTTCATTAAAAGATTTTCCGTTTGAAGATGATATTAATAAAGATGGTGTTATTACCGATGTAATAAAAGCAAACCAATCGTTATTAGTGCAAGTTGTTAAAGAACCAATATCTACAAAAGGACCACGAATTAGCTCTGAATTGTCTATCGCAGGACGATACTTAGTTATGGTTCCCTTCTCGGAACGCGTTTCTGTTTCTCAAAAAATAGAAAGCGGAGAAGAAAAAGACAGACTTAAAAGACTTGTTAAAAGTATTAAGCCTAAAGGATTTGGTGTTATTATTAGAACAGTTGCAGAAGGCAAAAAAGTCGCAGAACTCGACAAAGATCTACAAAACCTACTGACAAAATGGTCAGTAATGTGCAAAAAATTATATAAAGCCCCGCACCCGTCAAAAGTTCTCGTAGAACTTAACAGGGCATCGTCTATCCTTAGAGACGTTTTCAACGATTCTTTTACAGGAATTTATGTTGATGATGAAGTGCTTTATGAAGAAGTTAAAGATTATGTGGCAGAAATTGCCCCAGAGAAAGAATCTATTGTTAAATTGTACAGTGATCATACTACTCCGATTTTTGAAAAATTTGGAATAGAACGACAAATAAAAACTTCATTTGGTCGCACCGCGGCTATGAGCAAAGGTGCCTATCTTATCATAGAACACACTGAAGCGCTACACGTAGTAGATGTAAATAGTGGAAACCGCTCTAACAAAGCAAAAAATCAAGAAGATACCGCATTAGAAGTAAATCTTCTAGCCGCTTCTGAAATTGCAAGACAATTACGCCTAAGAGATATGGGTGGTATTATTGTGGTTGATTTTATTGATATGACCAAAGGAGAAAACAGGAGAAAACTTTTTGATCATCTTAGAGATGAAATGAAAGATGATCGTGCAAAGCATAAAATTTTGCCTCCTAGTAAGTTTGGACTGATACAAATTACAAGACAACGGGTAAGGCCCGAAATGAATATTAAGACAACAGAGGAAGACCCCAATCAAAAAGGAAAAGAGGTTGAAGCTCCTATTGTTTTAATCGATAAAATAAATGCTGATCTTGAAAAATTACTCAACGGTCCGGCCAAGGATAATGTTATTACTTTAAACATTCATCCGTTTATCGCAGCCTTTATAAGCAAAGGCTTCCCATCCATACGCACTAAGTGGTTCTTAGAGCATAAAAAATGGATTAAAATACAACCCAGAGATGCGTATACGTATCTAGAATACCGTTTTAAGAATAAAGACGGAAAAACCATATATTAA
- a CDS encoding RDD family protein, with amino-acid sequence MQVSYAVLPERVKAAIIDSIVLIVMMYAVSELFGVFETVPDSFRILAFISIFILYDPILTSIYGGTIGHSFSKILVKSAKNPLKNISFPLAIIRFIIKFFLGWLSLLTVTSNEKRKALHDFAVNSIVIREEPEILE; translated from the coding sequence ATGCAAGTTTCATATGCCGTATTACCTGAAAGAGTAAAGGCAGCAATCATTGATAGTATCGTATTAATAGTCATGATGTACGCCGTATCTGAGTTGTTTGGAGTTTTTGAAACTGTTCCAGATTCATTTAGAATTCTAGCGTTCATCTCAATTTTCATACTTTATGATCCTATATTAACAAGCATATATGGAGGAACAATAGGTCATTCTTTTAGCAAAATTTTGGTTAAAAGCGCAAAAAATCCTTTAAAAAATATTTCTTTTCCCTTAGCCATAATCCGTTTTATTATAAAATTCTTTTTGGGTTGGCTATCCCTATTAACCGTTACTTCAAATGAAAAAAGAAAAGCACTCCATGATTTTGCTGTTAATTCAATTGTAATTCGTGAAGAGCCTGAAATCTTAGAATAA
- a CDS encoding regulatory protein RecX codes for MFNTTPSYTLHEATKKIESYCAYQDRCHKEVEKKLREMGMIPIAINQIIGHLIQENYLNEERFARSYARGKFNIKKWGKKRIVNDLKQRDISKYNISSALKEIDEHEYLEALDALARKRLAAITEKNSQKRKKKLADYLLYRGWESHLVYEKITMLIK; via the coding sequence ATGTTTAACACTACACCTTCATACACCCTTCATGAAGCTACAAAAAAAATTGAAAGCTACTGCGCTTATCAAGATAGGTGCCACAAAGAAGTGGAGAAAAAACTCCGTGAAATGGGGATGATTCCCATAGCTATCAACCAAATTATAGGGCACTTAATTCAAGAAAATTATTTAAACGAGGAGCGTTTTGCAAGAAGTTATGCCAGGGGAAAGTTCAATATTAAAAAATGGGGTAAAAAACGTATTGTAAACGACCTAAAACAGCGCGATATCTCTAAATACAACATAAGCTCGGCATTAAAAGAAATTGATGAGCATGAGTATCTCGAGGCCTTAGACGCGCTTGCCAGGAAGAGATTAGCAGCCATTACCGAAAAAAATAGTCAGAAAAGAAAAAAAAAGTTAGCTGATTATCTTTTATATCGGGGTTGGGAAAGTCATTTAGTATATGAAAAAATCACTATGCTGATAAAATAA
- a CDS encoding DUF6646 family protein, with protein sequence MKKTLVILTMILGVSFVNAQAYSGKDDAKFQVGINFQENGTGLVLGYDYGMGENFSIGATTSYILGVEEVINADFVDRFDVKVRFNANLGSVMELPDNMDVYPGLNLGLKNFGGHLGTRYFFSDGFGLFAEASLPFAKYKTETLTPAEELHNQFVFSFGAVFNL encoded by the coding sequence ATGAAAAAAACACTAGTCATTTTAACTATGATTCTTGGAGTTTCTTTTGTCAATGCTCAGGCATACAGCGGAAAAGATGACGCAAAGTTTCAAGTAGGTATCAACTTTCAAGAGAACGGAACAGGATTGGTATTGGGTTACGATTACGGGATGGGAGAAAATTTCTCGATTGGAGCAACAACTTCTTATATTTTAGGTGTAGAAGAAGTTATAAATGCTGATTTTGTAGATCGATTCGACGTAAAAGTACGTTTCAATGCAAACTTAGGTAGCGTTATGGAATTGCCTGACAATATGGATGTATACCCAGGTTTAAATTTAGGCTTAAAAAACTTTGGTGGACATTTAGGAACGCGTTACTTTTTTAGTGATGGTTTTGGTTTGTTTGCAGAAGCCTCTTTGCCATTTGCAAAATATAAAACAGAAACTTTAACACCAGCTGAAGAATTACACAACCAGTTTGTGTTTAGTTTTGGAGCTGTATTTAATTTGTAG
- a CDS encoding cupin-like domain-containing protein — protein MHLTAIPSVDRISKSDFIEQYFKPQKPVVIQGFIEEWPAYTKWNLDYMKAVAGDKIVPLYDDRPVSHKDGFNEPHAKMKMADYVDLLKKEPTKFRIFLWNILKEVPQLQNDFTYPDFGLKLLKSLPMLFFGGTNSYTFMHYDIDLANIFHFHFEGKKEVILFDQSQNKHLYKVPHSLITHESINFSDPDFEQWPALKNATGYTTNLKHGDVLYIPEGYWHYMKYITPGFSMSLRAIARDPKNLGKAFYNIFIMRYYDTFMRKRQGQKWIDKKNEKAITRTNRYLRNTIS, from the coding sequence TTGCATTTGACAGCTATTCCATCAGTAGATCGTATCTCTAAAAGCGATTTTATAGAGCAGTATTTTAAACCTCAAAAACCTGTAGTAATTCAAGGTTTTATTGAAGAATGGCCTGCGTATACGAAATGGAATTTAGACTATATGAAAGCCGTTGCTGGTGACAAAATAGTGCCCTTGTACGACGATCGCCCGGTAAGTCATAAGGATGGTTTTAATGAACCTCATGCCAAAATGAAAATGGCTGATTATGTAGACTTGCTCAAAAAAGAGCCTACCAAATTTCGTATTTTTTTGTGGAATATATTAAAAGAAGTACCGCAATTACAAAACGATTTTACCTATCCTGATTTTGGATTAAAGTTACTGAAAAGTTTGCCAATGCTATTTTTTGGGGGTACCAATTCTTATACCTTCATGCATTATGATATTGATTTAGCCAATATTTTTCATTTTCATTTTGAAGGAAAAAAAGAGGTTATCTTATTCGATCAATCTCAGAATAAACATCTGTACAAAGTACCACACTCTTTAATCACCCATGAAAGTATCAATTTTTCTGATCCTGATTTTGAGCAATGGCCTGCATTGAAAAATGCAACCGGGTATACCACAAATTTAAAACACGGTGACGTGTTGTACATCCCTGAAGGCTATTGGCATTATATGAAATATATAACCCCTGGCTTTTCCATGAGTTTACGAGCCATAGCTCGGGATCCGAAAAACTTAGGTAAAGCCTTTTATAATATTTTTATCATGCGGTATTACGATACTTTTATGCGTAAGCGTCAAGGCCAAAAATGGATTGATAAAAAAAATGAAAAAGCAATTACAAGAACAAACCGTTATTTGCGCAATACAATTAGCTAA
- the bioB gene encoding biotin synthase BioB, with protein MSETRHNWTRQEILDIYNKPLMELLYDAATIHREHHDPNTVQVSTLISIKTGGCPEDCGYCPQAARYHTNVEGNDLMTVPHVKAQALRAKASGSSRVCMGAAWRNVKDGAEFDQVLEMVRTINKLDMEVCCTLGMITENQAKRLAEAGLYAYNHNLDTSEDYYKDVISTRAFEDRLDTISNVRKTNVTVCSGGIIGMGEKLEDRAGMLVALASLNPQPESVPINALVAVEGTPMEDIEPIAIWDMIRMVATTRIVMPETQVRLSAGRTEMSREGQAMCFFAGANSIFAGDKLLTTPNPDVNQDMEMFQLLGLNPQKPFTKVSQPKTVEAQDSEYKTLGEKPKWSRPGHAIERNEAAKAKAKTS; from the coding sequence ATGAGCGAGACAAGACACAACTGGACAAGACAAGAGATATTAGACATCTACAACAAACCTTTAATGGAGTTGCTATACGATGCTGCCACCATACATAGAGAACACCACGACCCCAATACGGTTCAGGTATCTACTTTAATTTCTATAAAAACGGGTGGTTGCCCTGAAGATTGTGGCTATTGTCCGCAAGCCGCTCGGTACCACACCAACGTAGAAGGTAACGATTTAATGACCGTACCGCATGTAAAAGCGCAAGCGCTTAGAGCAAAAGCTTCTGGTAGTTCTAGAGTTTGTATGGGTGCCGCATGGCGTAATGTAAAAGACGGGGCAGAATTTGATCAGGTGCTAGAAATGGTGCGGACCATCAACAAACTCGATATGGAAGTGTGCTGTACCTTAGGGATGATTACTGAAAACCAAGCAAAACGTTTGGCTGAAGCAGGGTTATACGCTTACAATCATAATTTAGACACGTCTGAAGATTATTATAAAGATGTTATTTCTACCCGAGCTTTTGAAGATCGTTTAGATACCATTAGCAACGTGCGTAAAACCAATGTTACGGTATGTAGCGGTGGTATTATCGGGATGGGAGAAAAATTAGAAGATAGAGCAGGAATGCTAGTCGCTTTAGCATCGCTTAACCCACAACCAGAATCAGTGCCGATAAACGCTTTAGTGGCTGTAGAAGGCACCCCCATGGAAGATATTGAACCCATTGCTATTTGGGATATGATCCGTATGGTGGCTACCACCAGAATTGTGATGCCAGAAACACAAGTGAGACTTTCAGCAGGGAGAACAGAAATGAGTAGAGAAGGGCAGGCGATGTGCTTTTTTGCAGGAGCAAATTCCATTTTTGCAGGTGACAAATTGTTAACGACTCCAAATCCTGATGTAAATCAAGACATGGAAATGTTTCAGCTTTTAGGCTTAAATCCGCAAAAACCATTTACTAAAGTTTCGCAACCCAAAACTGTAGAAGCACAAGATTCTGAATATAAAACATTAGGAGAAAAACCAAAATGGTCAAGACCTGGTCATGCCATTGAGCGGAATGAAGCAGCGAAAGCTAAAGCAAAAACGTCTTAG
- a CDS encoding sensor histidine kinase yields MKFNLLFNSKYKIATHIFVFSLCAWSIFNVFSFAQKFDASFIWSELFPVLIFIGTLYILSWWLIPILFKNYKRGILFLVLYLGIYVTFLSFIKTIEYGLSSINSAKSYNVFDWIYYSFRTFIPFTVMSFAYSAVIMDKNLLKKIFDIKRLEPIINTGAIFFIILYYFLMNSAPKLTEVLLLCLFISTFYANVFFVSPILFSKKNKLKYTPSIILLIVIYFFLIWQLGYWKLNLDIYLFIWGLTLIGILIASTYYGYLRLETKKNKLKFEQKESELKLLKSQVNPHFLFNTLNTLYATALQENAPITAESTAKLANLIRYMQNDISEDFIPLENEIKYLEDYIYIQKLRCEITPEINTNFKNVEHHKISPGLLIPFVENAFKYGIDPNKPSSLNVSVIGTGKSIFFKCINSYDDSFNTYYKEKGFGIGIENTKKRLALVYPKNHTLEVLKENNIFSVKISIESK; encoded by the coding sequence ATGAAATTCAATCTTCTATTCAACTCAAAATATAAAATAGCGACTCATATTTTTGTTTTTAGTTTATGTGCTTGGAGTATTTTTAATGTTTTTAGCTTCGCCCAAAAGTTCGACGCTTCGTTCATATGGAGTGAATTATTTCCTGTTCTAATTTTTATAGGTACCCTCTATATTTTATCATGGTGGTTAATTCCAATACTTTTTAAAAACTACAAAAGAGGCATCCTATTTTTAGTTTTATACCTTGGTATTTATGTAACTTTTTTAAGTTTTATTAAAACGATAGAGTATGGTCTTAGTTCTATAAATAGTGCCAAAAGTTACAATGTCTTTGATTGGATTTATTATTCCTTCAGGACGTTTATTCCATTTACAGTGATGTCTTTTGCATACAGTGCTGTTATTATGGATAAAAACTTATTAAAAAAGATTTTTGACATTAAGCGATTAGAACCGATTATTAATACTGGTGCTATTTTTTTTATCATTCTATATTATTTTTTAATGAATAGTGCTCCAAAACTTACAGAGGTGTTATTACTATGTTTGTTCATATCCACTTTTTATGCTAATGTATTTTTTGTTTCACCAATTTTATTCTCAAAAAAAAACAAACTAAAATACACGCCATCCATCATCCTGTTAATTGTAATTTATTTTTTTTTAATATGGCAGTTAGGGTATTGGAAATTGAATTTGGATATTTACTTATTTATTTGGGGTCTTACCTTAATTGGAATTTTGATAGCCTCTACGTATTATGGGTATTTGAGATTAGAAACTAAAAAAAATAAATTGAAATTTGAGCAAAAAGAAAGTGAATTAAAGTTACTTAAATCTCAAGTAAATCCACACTTTTTATTTAACACATTAAACACGCTTTATGCAACAGCTTTGCAAGAAAATGCACCCATAACAGCTGAAAGCACGGCGAAATTAGCAAACTTAATACGCTATATGCAAAATGATATCTCTGAAGATTTTATACCCTTGGAAAATGAAATTAAATACTTAGAAGATTATATTTATATTCAAAAATTACGATGTGAAATAACTCCAGAAATTAATACGAACTTCAAAAATGTCGAGCATCATAAAATAAGTCCAGGTTTATTAATCCCTTTTGTAGAGAATGCTTTTAAATACGGTATTGACCCTAACAAACCATCTAGCTTGAACGTATCGGTAATAGGGACTGGTAAAAGCATTTTTTTTAAATGCATAAATAGCTATGATGATTCATTTAATACCTATTACAAAGAAAAAGGATTTGGAATTGGTATTGAAAACACCAAAAAACGTTTAGCACTTGTTTACCCAAAAAATCATACTTTAGAAGTACTAAAAGAGAATAACATTTTTTCAGTAAAAATAAGTATTGAAAGCAAATGA